A genomic region of Plasmodium malariae genome assembly, chromosome: 14 contains the following coding sequences:
- the PmUG01_14016600 gene encoding gamete antigen 27/25, putative: MKEAEKKGLNLKTENALPYAYTYDHLKNGGVKEEVKKLGDVEFHASNDILYKLLPNGADKAKLFLEIEKTEKILEILNEYEGKYGYKFVDDESKNNCVSRIKRRLNLIVMENILTEEYCKQAQKYFWVEQRLDEEMSAKVDKLKTEEEKKKMCHNAAEIKKLLGSIEKGRSVKLSEKMVDGVVSSVENFLLDVLRTSKIVVPSKVLPVAPEDPSHKKSEKPSHFEPLDPIYFNPEDPSHKKSEKPSHFEPLDPIYFNPEDPSHKKSEKPSHFEPLDPIYFNPEDPSHKKSEKPSHFEPLDPIYFNPEDSSHKKPEVKEKENSTTEDKN; the protein is encoded by the coding sequence ATGAAGGAAGCCGAGAAGAAGGGactaaatttaaaaacagAAAATGCTTTACcttatgcatatacatatgatcATTTGAAGAATGGCGGAGTTAAGGAAGAAGTTAAGAAACTTGGAGATGTAGAGTTTCATGCTTCAAATGacattttgtataaattattgcCAAATGGTGCTGATAAAGCAAAACTATTTTTAGAAATTGAGAAAACTGAAAAGATATTAGAAATTCTTAATGAATATGAAGGTAAGTATGGATATAAATTTGTTGACGACGAATCCAAGAATAACTGTGTTAGCAGAATAAAAAGACGTCTTAATTTGATTGTAatggaaaacattttaaCAGAAGAATATTGCAAACAAGCACAGAAATATTTTTGGGTTGAACAAAGATTAGATGAGGAAATGTCTGCTAAGGTAGATAAACTAAAAACAGaggaagagaaaaagaaaatgtgtCATAATGCAgctgaaataaaaaaacttttagGTTCTATAGAAAAAGGTAGAAGTGTAAAACTTTCCGAAAAAATGGTAGATGGTGTTGTTAGTTCAGTAGAGAATTTCCTTCTTGATGTATTAAGAACATCCAAAATAGTAGTACCATCCAAGGTCTTACCCGTAGCACCCGAAGATCCAAGCCATAAAAAATCAGAAAAACCAAGTCATTTTGAACCTTTAGAtccaatatattttaatccAGAAGATCCGAGCCATAAAAAATCAGAAAAACCAAGCCATTTTGAACCTCTAGAtccaatatattttaatccAGAAGATCCAAGCCATAAAAAATCAGAAAAACCAAGCCATTTTGAACCTCTAGAtccaatatattttaatccAGAAGATCCAAGCCATAAAAAATCAGAAAAACCAAGTCATTTTGAACCTCTAGAtccaatatattttaatccAGAAGATTCAAGCCATAAAAAACCTGAagttaaagaaaaagaaaactcGACTACTGAAGATAAAAACTGA